The genomic interval GCCGATCTGCTCGAATCTGTTGTCCTCAGCGAGCCGGAACATTTAACGTTAAATTTGCAGAAGCTACAGTTCCTGAATAGCTCGGGGATTCGCGTGTTATCTAAGTTTATTTTTAACTTAAAGAAAAAAACGGAGATCCGAGTTACGGTTCTGGGGACGAAGGACATTGCTTGGCAGAGCAAATCTTTGAAAAACTTAAAGAAGTTTATGCCAGAGTTAACGTTAACGATTGAATGATGGTTGGTTGAATGCTTATTCTGGAGTTATTGTCCGGCATAACGGGACTGAGACATGGCGGTTAGAATAATTCCGGGATTGACCCACTGTCCTCCATAGCGCAAGCCCCAATGCAAGTGAGGGCCGCTGGTTCGTCCGGTCATGCCGATTCGAGCAATGCGATCGCCAGATTGCACGGTTTGGCCTTCCCAGAGAACGATGCCACCGCCTTGGTCTACAAAGTAAGCACGACCTTGATGTTTGCCAACCCGTCCTTGGACGTGGCAGTAGATATGTTCCCAGCCTCCAGACTCGATCGCAATACCCGTTCCGCAGCGGTTGTCTTCCCAAACTTCGACGACGGTTCCCGTCCACCAACTGCGAATATAACTGCCATAAGGAGCGGCCAGATCTAAGCCGTAATGAAAACCACCGGCACGAGCGCCGAAGGGAGAGGTATATTGCACGAAGTCTTCGACGGGAAAGGAGGCACTACTCCAACTGCTGGCCGTCGCCATCGGTACGCTCTGAATGACTCGTCCGCGATCGATCTCGATACTTTCTGTCGGCACTCCCGAGAAACTCAATCCCAGGGTCATACTTACACCACATAATCCTTGTAAGGCTTTAATCCAAGGTTTGCGCACTCCCATAATTCCTCTTCCTAGCACGATCTGCAATATATTATCGTCTTTTCTGGCGAGCACCCATTCTATCCGGATGCTCTTGTTTTAGACGAATTTGTCGCAAATGGCAATCGCGAATGGGGAATGGGTTCTGTACCTTAAAAGAGGAAGATCGCATTCCGCGCGTGAAGGCTATTGTGTAAAATGGTGTCTTGCAACCTCTCTCACCTGTTCTGTCGGCGATAGCCAAACGTCTTAGTATCTATGCCTTTTTCTTCAATCATACGGACTTTACAGCGATCGCAACTAACCCAAGAACTCCTGAGCAAACTCAAGCGCGATAACCAAACCTTAGTTCTCAACGGCATTCCTCGGTTTCCCAAGGGTTTGGTCTCCTCAGCTCTGGCGCAAGAAGAGTCGCGCTTGCTCTTGGTGGTGACGGCAACGACGGAAGAAGCGAACCGTTGGGTGGCGCAACTGGAGGCAATGAATTGGGAGGCTGCCTTATTTTATCCGACCACAGAAGCCTCGCCCTACGAACAAGCGAAGTCAGAACCGGAAATGGTTTGGGGACAGATGCAGGTGTTGGCTGAGTTAGTGCCAAAATTGGGCGCGGAAGAGGAGAAGACTGGCTCGCTCTCCAAAAAAGCCATTGTTTGCACCGAACGCGCTCTCCAGCGTCATTTGCCGCCTCTGGAGACCTTTTCTAACTATGTCTTGCATCTGGAAAAAAGTTCGGTTTGGTCGAGTAAGGATCTCGATCGCAAGTTGAGTCAACTGGGTTACGAGCGAGTTGCCTTAGTCGAGAACGAAGGACAATGGAGTCGGCGCGGGGATATTGTCGATATTTTTCCCGTAGCTGCGGAACTTCCGGTGCGTTTGGAGTGGTTTGGCGATGAGTTAGAGCAAATTAAAGAATTCGATCCGGCCACTCAGCGATCGCTCGATAAAATTGAGAACGTTATTTTCACTCCCACTGATTTTATCCCCATTATTGCGGAAGCGTTAGATGCATCCGGTCTCGGGGTGGGTTCACTAGAATCTGGGTTGGTAGCAGAAAATGTTGGGGAACCCACCCCTACCGATGTTACGGAAAAGTT from Roseofilum casamattae BLCC-M143 carries:
- a CDS encoding M23 family metallopeptidase, whose translation is MATASSWSSASFPVEDFVQYTSPFGARAGGFHYGLDLAAPYGSYIRSWWTGTVVEVWEDNRCGTGIAIESGGWEHIYCHVQGRVGKHQGRAYFVDQGGGIVLWEGQTVQSGDRIARIGMTGRTSGPHLHWGLRYGGQWVNPGIILTAMSQSRYAGQ
- a CDS encoding slr1659 superfamily regulator, coding for MAITEVRDDDYCIQYESSSATAIFEGKLSLRGPAEYAPIADLLESVVLSEPEHLTLNLQKLQFLNSSGIRVLSKFIFNLKKKTEIRVTVLGTKDIAWQSKSLKNLKKFMPELTLTIE